A single region of the Phyllostomus discolor isolate MPI-MPIP mPhyDis1 chromosome 14, mPhyDis1.pri.v3, whole genome shotgun sequence genome encodes:
- the ZNF697 gene encoding zinc finger protein 697: MEQEDKQGVCEALDSEDTGMGSDFENSEDREGDPEEREMGSRAQDADRRGGHPEQERGPGPQGEAPREDSEERELVPGMCAEGLLSEEEGVALREEENDRSGVAEMAVFPGLSVSESISRSPREEEEESARENRLEEEEEQPPRPVLPWRRHLSLGSRHRGDKPAHRRFRRLHHPMAMDLGELDSLMASIMDSPTICPDCGESFSPGAAFLQHQRIHRLAEAAAAATLEPFGLTGECGAVVGVAGGFGAGPALARPPREKPFRCGECGKGFSRNTYLTNHLRLHTGERPNLCADCGKSFSWRADLLKHRRLHTGEKPYPCPECGEAFSLSSHLLSHRRAHAAASGAGPAALRPFACGECGKGFVRRSHLANHQRIHTGEKPHGCGECGKRFSWRSDLVKHQRVHTGEKPYMCSECGETFSVSSHLFTHKRTHSGERPYVCRECGKGFGRNSHLVNHLRVHTGEKPFRCGQCEKRFSDFSTLTQHQRTHTGEKPYTCIECGKSFIQSSHLIRHRRIHTGNKPHKCAGCGKGFRYKTHLAQHQKLHLC, encoded by the exons ATGGAACAAGAAGACAAACAGGGTGTGTGTGAAGCCCTGGATTCAGAAGACACAGGGATGGGCTCCGATTTTGAGAACTCCGAGGACAGGGAAGGGGacccagaagagagagaaatgggttCTCGTGCACAGGATGCGGACAGGAGAGGCGGCCACCCAGAGCAGGAAAGGGGCCCCGGCCCGCAGGGTGAAGCTCCAAGAGAGGACTCCGAGGAGCGGGAACTGGTGCCTGGCATGTGCGCAG AGGGGCTGCTGAGTGAGGAAGAAGGGGTTGCTCTCCGCGAGGAAGAGAATGACCGGTCTGGTGTAGCTGAGATGGCCGTGTTCCCAGGACTGTCTGTGTCTGAGAGCATATCCCGGAGTCCccgggaagaggaggaggagagcgcCCGTGAGAAccggctggaggaggaagaggagcagccACCCCGGCCCGTGCTCCCCTGGAGGCGGCACCTCTCCCTGGGAAGTAGGCACCGAGGTGACAAGCCGGCCCATCGCCGCTTCCGACGTCTCCACCACCCTATGGCAATGGACCTCGGGGAGCTGGACAGCCTGATGGCTAGCATCATGGATTCGCCCACCATCTGCCCCGACTGTGGAGAGAGCTTCAGCCCGGGTGCCGCCTTCCTGCAGCACCAGCGCATCCACCGCCTGGCAGAGGCAGCCGCAGCAGCCACTCTGGAACCCTTCGGCCTGACGGGCGAGTGCGGCGCAGTGGTGGGCGTGGCCGGGGGCttcggggcggggcctgcgctgGCCCGGCCCCCGCGCGAGAAGCCTTTCCGCTGCGGAGAGTGCGGCAAGGGTTTCAGCCGCAACACCTACCTGACCAACCACTTGCGCTTGCACACGGGTGAGCGGCCCAACCTGTGTGCCGACTGCGGCAAGAGCTTCAGCTGGCGTGCGGACCTGCTCAAGCACCGGCGGCTGCACACCGGCGAGAAGCCCTACCCGTGCCCCGAGTGCGGCGAGGCCTTCAGCCTCAGCTCGCACCTGCTGAGCCACCGGCGCGCGCACGCCGCGGCCAGCGGTGCGGGACCCGCCGCGCTGCGGCCGTTCGCCTGCGGCGAGTGCGGCAAGGGTTTCGTGCGCCGCTCGCACCTGGCTAACCACCAGCGCATCCACACGGGCGAGAAGCCGCACGGCTGCGGCGAGTGTGGCAAGCGCTTCAGCTGGCGCTCGGACCTGGTGAAGCACCAGCGCGTGCACACGGGCGAGAAGCCCTACATGTGCTCTGAGTGCGGCGAGACCTTCAGCGTCAGCTCGCACCTCTTCACGCACAAGCGCACGCACTCGGGCGAGCGGCCCTACGTGTGCCGGGAGTGTGGCAAGGGCTTCGGCCGCAACTCGCACCTGGTCAACCACCTGCGCGTGCACACCGGCGAGAAGCCCTTTCGCTGCGGTCAGTGCGAGAAGCGCTTCAGTGACTTCTCGACGCTGACGCAGCACCAGCGCACGCACACGGGCGAGAAACCCTACACGTGCATCGAGTGTGGCAAGAGCTTCATCCAGAGCTCGCACCTGATCCGCCACCGCCGCATCCACACCGGCAACAAGCCGCACAAGTGCGCGGGCTGTGGCAAGGGCTTCCGCTACAAAACGCACCTCGCGCAGCACCAGAAGCTTCACCTGTGCTAG